In Amyelois transitella isolate CPQ chromosome 3, ilAmyTran1.1, whole genome shotgun sequence, a single genomic region encodes these proteins:
- the LOC132902782 gene encoding cell adhesion molecule DSCAML1-like, with translation MQITLNNKPLYKHFKSHFSFPVPGAPADVRALANSEDSVVVSWLSPIQKNGRITHYTVYNRPQRTGQHSQQTVLHKGEEEEYQIEVRGLQEHQVYEFWVTAATASGEGEMSAIVARKPNARAPATLASFGRRVQAAAGSRVRIPCAAAGAPAPLRVWARRRPAPPIHADNRFLVEAQYLVILSLDRSLSDNYTCTVRNPYGSERGTWEVVALQPPPRPRLRLAASAPSRLHLAWDAVAGPVHSYIVEHSRVEASTWVSTRLPSESRSHVLERLSCGTAYRVRLLARNAVGASEPSDELLVSTKGGRE, from the exons ATGCAGATTACATTAAACAATAAACcttt GTACAAGCATTTTAAATCCCACTTTTCGTTTCCAGTACCCGGGGCCCCGGCAGACGTGCGGGCGCTGGCGAACTCCGAAGACTCGGTGGTAGTGAGCTGGTTGAGTCCGATCCAGAAGAATGGCAGGATCACACACTACACTGTGTATAACAGACCGCAGAG GACAGGACAGCATTCTCAACAGACGGTCCTACACAAAGGCGAAGAGGAGGAATACCAGATCGAAGTCCGCGGTCTTCAAGAGCACCAGGTCTACGAGTTCTGGGTCACGGCCGCTACGGCGTCAGGGGAGGGGGAGATGAGTGCGATTGTAGCCAGGAAGCCTAATGCTAGAG CCCCAGCAACACTCGCTTCGTTCGGCCGTCGCGTCCAAGCGGCGGCGGGGAGTCGCGTGCGCATCCCGTGCGCGGCGGCCggcgcgcccgcgccgctcCGCGTGTGGGCGCGACGCCGCCCCGCGCCGCCCATACACGCCGACAACAGGTTCCTGGTGGAGGCCCAGTATCTGGTGATACTTA GTCTGGACCGCAGCCTATCAGACAACTACACCTGCACAGTTAGGAATCCATACGGCTCAGAGCGAGGCACTTGGGAAGTGGTGGCTCTCCAGCCGCCGCCCAGGCCGCGGCTGCGACTGGCTGCGTCTGCGCCGTCGAGGCTGCACCTCGCGTGGGACGCCGTTGCTGGACCTGttcata GCTACATAGTAGAACACAGCCGCGTGGAAGCCTCCACCTGGGTGTCAACTCGTTTGCCCAGCGAGTCTCGATCTCACGTGCTGGAGCGCCTGTCATGTGGCACCGCGTATCGAGTGAGACTCCTGGCCAGAAACGCCGTAGGAGCTTCTGAGCCTAGTGATGAGCTGCTGGTATCTACTAAGGGGGGACGTGAGTAA